From Clostridium sp. SY8519:
ACATGGACCTGACTGCCTACAATATTTTCCAGATAGGATAAAATGACCGGATCGGTCTGATACAGCTTCAGCAGGCCGGCGAAATCTTCCCGTCCGCTCCGGCTGCTGCCGAAGATATGCAGTCCCTTTTCCAGCACCATCCGTGTATTCACAGGTGCCAGCTCCTCTGTCACGCCCATAATGGCAATCGTCCCTTCCGGACGGATGTAATCGATGATCTGGTTGATCGCCTTGGGGGCACCGCTGCCGCCAGCGCACTCGAAGGCATGGTCCGTCAGAAAATCTTCCGGAATCTGATCCGTCATATACGTTTCATCCGCAAAGCTGAAATCATTCAGTTTGTATTCATTCCGCCCGAAAACAACAATCCTGGAATCCGGAAATGTGTGCTTCAGCAGCAGCGCGGTAATGTATCCCAGATTGCCGTCTCCCCACACAGAGATTGTGTCCCTGCGCGGATGGGAGAATCTGGCGAACCGGCAGATCGTATGATAGCTGACGCTTACCAGCTCTGTAAAAGCCGCCACACAGGGGTTGATTCCCTTAGGCAGCTCCAGCAGGCGGTCCGGCGCGGACTGAATGTATTCCTGCAGGAATCCGTC
This genomic window contains:
- a CDS encoding zinc-binding dehydrogenase encodes the protein MISAVYRLKAPRQFEMSFENLSLDGDQVIVRPTYLSICNADQRYYQGLRDEAVLRKKLPMALIHEGIGRVIYDPTGTFPVGTDVVMIPNLPCEEDPIIAENYLRSSRFRASGTDGFLQEYIQSAPDRLLELPKGINPCVAAFTELVSVSYHTICRFARFSHPRRDTISVWGDGNLGYITALLLKHTFPDSRIVVFGRNEYKLNDFSFADETYMTDQIPEDFLTDHAFECAGGSGAPKAINQIIDYIRPEGTIAIMGVTEELAPVNTRMVLEKGLHIFGSSRSGREDFAGLLKLYQTDPVILSYLENIVGSQVHVRDVKDIVAAFETDIHKLIGKTVMIWDE